In the Tenrec ecaudatus isolate mTenEca1 chromosome 16, mTenEca1.hap1, whole genome shotgun sequence genome, one interval contains:
- the PATZ1 gene encoding POZ-, AT hook-, and zinc finger-containing protein 1 isoform X4, producing MERVNDASCGPSGCYTYQVSRHSTEMLHNLNQQRKNGGRFCDVLLRVGDESFPAHRAVLAACSEYFESVFSAQLGDSGAGDGGPADVGGAAAAPGGGAGGSRELEMHTISSKVFGDILDFAYTSRIVVRLESFPELMTAAKFLLMRSVIEICQEVIKQSNVQILVPPARADIMLFRPPGTSDLGFPLDMTNGAALAANSNGIAGSMQPEDEVARAAGAAISSQASLPVLPGVDRLPMVAGPLSPQLLTSPFPSVASSAPPLTGKRGRGRPRKANLLDSMFGSPGGLREAGILPCGLCGKVFTDANRLRQHEAQHGVTSLQLGYIDLPPPRLGENGLPISEDPDGPRKRSRTRKQVACEICGKIFRDVYHLNRHKLSHSGEKPYSCPVCGLRFKRKDRMSYHVRSHDGSVGKPYICQSCGKGFSRPDHLNGHIKQVHTSERPHKCQVWVGSSSGLPPLEPLPSDLPSWDFAQPALWRSSHSVPDTAFALSLKKSLPALESLGPAHSSSPLFCPAPPGYLRQGWTAPEGGRAFTQWPVG from the exons ATGGAGCGCGTGAACGACGCTTCCTGCGGCCCCTCGGGCTGCTACACCTACCAGGTGAGCAGGCACAGCACGGAGATGCTGCACAACCTGAACCAGCAGCGCAAAAACGGCGGGCGCTTCTGCGACGTGCTCCTGCGGGTGGGCGACGAGAGCTTCCCAGCGCACCGCGCCGTCCTGGCCGCCTGCAGCGAGTACTTTGAGTCGGTGTTCAGTGCCCAGTTGGGCGACAGCGGAGCTGGGGACGGGGGTCCCGCCGACGTCGGGGGTGCGGCTGCAGCCCCCGGCGGCGGGGCGGGGGGCAGCCGGGAGCTGGAGATGCACACGATCAGTTCCAAGGTGTTCGGGGACATCCTGGACTTCGCCTACACGTCTCGCATTGTCGTGCGCCTGGAGAGCTTCCCCGAGCTCATGACCGCGGCCAAGTTCCTGCTGATGAGGTCCGTCATTGAGATCTGCCAGGAAGTCATCAAGCAGTCCAACGTGCAGATCCTGGTGCCCCCTGCTCGGGCCGACATCATGCTCTTCCGGCCCCCCGGGACCTCGGACCTGGGCTTCCCTTTGGACATGACCAATGGGGCGGCCTTGGCCGCCAACAGCAATGGCATAGCCGGCAGCATGCAGCCCGAGGACGAGGTGGCGCGGGCGGCAGGTGCGGCCATTTCCAGCCAAGCCTCTCTGCCTGTTCTACCTGGGGTGGACCGCTTGCCCATGGTGGCCGGACCCTTGTCCCCCCAACTGCTGACTTCCCCTTTCCCCAGTGTGGCGTCCAGTGCCCCTCCCCTGACTGGCAAGCGCGGCCGGGGCCGTCCAAGGAAGGCCAACCTGCTGGACTCCATGTTTGGGTCCCCGGGGGGCCTGCGGGAGGCAGGCATCCTGCCATGTGGCCTGTGCGGGAAGGTGTTCACGGATGCCAACCGGCTTCGGCAGCACGAGGCCCAGCACGGCGTCACCAGCCTCCAGCTGGGCTACATCGACCTTCCGCCGCCCAGGCTGGGCGAGAATGGCCTGCCCATCTCCGAGGACCCCGATGGCCCCCGCAAGAGGAGTCGGACCCGGAAGCAGGTGGCCTGTGAGATCTGTGGGAAGATCTTCCGCGACGTGTACCATCTCAACCGGCACAAGCTCTCCCACTCCGGGGAGAAGCCCTACTCGTGCCCCGTGTGCGGACTGCGGTTCAAGAGGAAAGACCGCATGTCCTACCACGTGCGGTCCCACGACGGCTCGGTGGGCAAGCCCTACATCTGCCAGAGCTGTGGGAAAGGTTTCTCCAG GCCCGATCACTTGAACGGACATATCAAGCAGGTGCACACCTCTGAGCGGCCTCACAAGTGTCAG GTGTGGGTTGGGAGCAGCAGCGGCCTGCCACCCCTGGAACCTCTTCCTAGCGACCTGCCATCATGGGACTTTGCCCAGCCTGCCTTGTGGAGGTCGTCCCATTCGGTTCCTGACACCGCCTTTGCCCTTTCACTAAAAAAATCGCTCCCCGCCCTTGAAAGCCTGGGCCCAGCACATTCCAGCAGCCCTCTCTTCTGTCCAGCCCCACCGGGATATCTGAGGCAGGGCTGGACTGCCCCCGAGGGTGGCCGGGCCTTTACCCAGTGGCCTGTAGGTTAG
- the PATZ1 gene encoding POZ-, AT hook-, and zinc finger-containing protein 1 isoform X3 yields MERVNDASCGPSGCYTYQVSRHSTEMLHNLNQQRKNGGRFCDVLLRVGDESFPAHRAVLAACSEYFESVFSAQLGDSGAGDGGPADVGGAAAAPGGGAGGSRELEMHTISSKVFGDILDFAYTSRIVVRLESFPELMTAAKFLLMRSVIEICQEVIKQSNVQILVPPARADIMLFRPPGTSDLGFPLDMTNGAALAANSNGIAGSMQPEDEVARAAGAAISSQASLPVLPGVDRLPMVAGPLSPQLLTSPFPSVASSAPPLTGKRGRGRPRKANLLDSMFGSPGGLREAGILPCGLCGKVFTDANRLRQHEAQHGVTSLQLGYIDLPPPRLGENGLPISEDPDGPRKRSRTRKQVACEICGKIFRDVYHLNRHKLSHSGEKPYSCPVCGLRFKRKDRMSYHVRSHDGSVGKPYICQSCGKGFSRPDHLNGHIKQVHTSERPHKCQTCNASFATRDRLRSHLACHEDKVPCQVCGKYLRAAYMADHLKKHSEGPSNFCSICNRGLQAPGAHPEWGSSVPLRQDLWQQRRTEMLASGSD; encoded by the exons ATGGAGCGCGTGAACGACGCTTCCTGCGGCCCCTCGGGCTGCTACACCTACCAGGTGAGCAGGCACAGCACGGAGATGCTGCACAACCTGAACCAGCAGCGCAAAAACGGCGGGCGCTTCTGCGACGTGCTCCTGCGGGTGGGCGACGAGAGCTTCCCAGCGCACCGCGCCGTCCTGGCCGCCTGCAGCGAGTACTTTGAGTCGGTGTTCAGTGCCCAGTTGGGCGACAGCGGAGCTGGGGACGGGGGTCCCGCCGACGTCGGGGGTGCGGCTGCAGCCCCCGGCGGCGGGGCGGGGGGCAGCCGGGAGCTGGAGATGCACACGATCAGTTCCAAGGTGTTCGGGGACATCCTGGACTTCGCCTACACGTCTCGCATTGTCGTGCGCCTGGAGAGCTTCCCCGAGCTCATGACCGCGGCCAAGTTCCTGCTGATGAGGTCCGTCATTGAGATCTGCCAGGAAGTCATCAAGCAGTCCAACGTGCAGATCCTGGTGCCCCCTGCTCGGGCCGACATCATGCTCTTCCGGCCCCCCGGGACCTCGGACCTGGGCTTCCCTTTGGACATGACCAATGGGGCGGCCTTGGCCGCCAACAGCAATGGCATAGCCGGCAGCATGCAGCCCGAGGACGAGGTGGCGCGGGCGGCAGGTGCGGCCATTTCCAGCCAAGCCTCTCTGCCTGTTCTACCTGGGGTGGACCGCTTGCCCATGGTGGCCGGACCCTTGTCCCCCCAACTGCTGACTTCCCCTTTCCCCAGTGTGGCGTCCAGTGCCCCTCCCCTGACTGGCAAGCGCGGCCGGGGCCGTCCAAGGAAGGCCAACCTGCTGGACTCCATGTTTGGGTCCCCGGGGGGCCTGCGGGAGGCAGGCATCCTGCCATGTGGCCTGTGCGGGAAGGTGTTCACGGATGCCAACCGGCTTCGGCAGCACGAGGCCCAGCACGGCGTCACCAGCCTCCAGCTGGGCTACATCGACCTTCCGCCGCCCAGGCTGGGCGAGAATGGCCTGCCCATCTCCGAGGACCCCGATGGCCCCCGCAAGAGGAGTCGGACCCGGAAGCAGGTGGCCTGTGAGATCTGTGGGAAGATCTTCCGCGACGTGTACCATCTCAACCGGCACAAGCTCTCCCACTCCGGGGAGAAGCCCTACTCGTGCCCCGTGTGCGGACTGCGGTTCAAGAGGAAAGACCGCATGTCCTACCACGTGCGGTCCCACGACGGCTCGGTGGGCAAGCCCTACATCTGCCAGAGCTGTGGGAAAGGTTTCTCCAG GCCCGATCACTTGAACGGACATATCAAGCAGGTGCACACCTCTGAGCGGCCTCACAAGTGTCAG ACCTGCAATGCTTCTTTTGCCACCCGCGACCGCCTGCGTTCCCACCTGGCCTGTCATGAAGACAAGGTGCCCTGCCAGGTGTGTGGCAAGTACCTGCGGGCTGCGTACATGGCCGATCACCTGAAGAAGCACAGTGAGGGGCCCAGCAACTTCTGCAGCATCTGTAACCGAG